The Brachyhypopomus gauderio isolate BG-103 chromosome 17, BGAUD_0.2, whole genome shotgun sequence genome includes a window with the following:
- the LOC143480275 gene encoding uncharacterized protein LOC143480275, translating to MKWEDIKRSCLWCWCCGTQEDSDDTDTEEIYGGTEPEQETDNTHGLIAPLNNSVQDEACKELLHILLDETEDSYDPSLVAPLNNSILDEDWEEDLPVVLDQIEDSLNTSALDEACKELLHVLLDETHDSYNPSLVAPLNNSILDEDWEEDLPVVLDQIEVSYNPSLDVSPYGGLCEGLSPRPPSRISHQTLITEEHFTFHSVLGKGAFGKVESSPAAPASSTHALILCLIIFTCLSFCPSIVKYYLHKNRPNKHYSIKSSYFMDVCVCFFFSFTLVCLSISLPWSLLRFFWQNLRAVRIGLP from the exons ATGAAGTGGGAAGATATCAAAAGGAGTTGtctctggtgctggtgctgtggcACCCAAGAAGATTCGgatgacacagacacagaggagaTATACGGAGGAACAGAACCAGAACAGGAGACCGACAACACCCATGGCTtga tagCGCCTTTGAATAACAGTGTTCAGGATGAGGCCTGTAAGGAGCTGCTTCACATTCTCTTGGACGAGACTGAGGACTCCTATGACCCATCTCTAG tagCACCTTTGAATAACAGCATTCTGGATGAGGACTGGGAGGAGGACCTCCCTGTTGTCCTTGATCAGATTGAGGACTCTTTAAATACAAGTGCTCTGGATGAGGCCTGTAAGGAGCTGCTCCACGTTCTCCTGGACGAGACTCACGACTCCTAcaacccatctctag tagCACCTTTGAATAACAGCATTCTGGATGAGGACTGGGAGGAGGACCTCCCCGTTGTCCTTGATCAGATTGAGGTCTCCTAcaacccatctctag ACGTGTCTCCATATGGTGGTCTGTGTGAGGGTTTGAGTCCTCGCCCCCCATCCCGGATCAGCCACCAGACACTCATCACTGAGGAGCACTTCACCTTCCACAGTGTACTGGGCAAGGGAGCCTTTGGCAAGGTAGAGTCTTCCCCCGCTGCTCCCGCGTCCTCCACACACGCACTGATTCTGTGTCttatcatttttacatgtctGTCCTTTTGCCCTTCTATTGTTAAATACTATCTCCACAAGAATAGACCAAACAAACACTATTCCATCAAATCTTCATatttcatggatgtgtgtgtgtgtttttttttttctttcactctgGTCTGTTTGTCTATTTCTCTCCCTTGGTCCCTGCTCAGGTTTTTCTGGCAGAACTTAAGGGCAGTGAGGATTGGTTTGCCTTGA
- the LOC143480914 gene encoding protein kinase C delta type-like, translating into MDEDVESTMVEKRVLALAWDCPFLTHLYSTFQTKEYLYFVMEYLNGGDLNFHIEEEGCFDLYRATFYAAEILCGLQFLHGKGVIHRDLKLENVMLDGEGHVKIADFGLCKENVFGGNLATSFCGTPYYMAPEIILGQQYSFSVDWWSFGVLLYVMLIGQLPFNGDEVDDLYESILTDTPDFPDWITVDTRDLLERLFERDPSYRLGVVGNIRGHSFFETVNWADLERRQIKPPYVPKVKSSNDSGNCEQEFLNDRLSMCEKGFIGLPDQSAFAGFSFINQRMENLLQ; encoded by the exons ATGGATGAGGATGTAGAGTCCACCATGGTGGAGAAGCGGGTGCTTGCTCTGGCCTGGGACTGTCCCTTCCTAACCCACCTTTACTCCACCTTTCAGACCAAG GAGTACTTGTACTTTGTAATGGAGTACTTGAACGGAGGTGATCTGAACTTCCACATAGAGGAGGAAGGATGCTTTGACCTCTACAGAGCCAC ATTCTATGCAGCCGAAATTCTGTGTGGACTGCAATTCCTTCATGGAAAAGGCGTCATCCACAg GGATCTCAAGTTGGAAAACGTGATGCTAGATGGAGAGGGTCACGTAAAGATAGCTGATTTTGGCCTGTGTAAAGAGAATGTTTTTGGAGGCAATCTTGCCACATCAttctgtgggacaccatactacatggcccctgag atcATTCTGGGTCAGCAGTATTCTTTTTCTGTGGATTGGTGGTCATTTGGTGTGCTCCTGTATGTGATGCTGATTGGTCAGCTTCCATTCAATGGAGATGAGGTAGATGATCTTTATGAGTCCATCCTTACGGACACACCTGACTTCCCTGACTGGATCACTGTGGATACCAGAGACCTGCTAGAGCGA CTATTTGAGCGAGACCCTTCTTATAGACTGGGTGTTGTGGGCAATATCAGAGGTCATTCATTCTTCGAGACCGTTAACTGGGCTGATCTGGAAAGGAGACAAATCAAACCCCCTTACGTGCCAAAAGTG AAATCATCCAATGACTCTGGCAACTGTGAACAGGAATTTTTAAATGACCGCCTGTCCATGTGCGAGAAAGGTTTTATTGGCTTACCGGACCAGAGTGCTTTTGCGGGGTTTTCATTCATCAACCAGCGCATGGAGAATCTCCTGCAGTGA